The Planctomycetota bacterium genome segment CGCCAAGGCGCGCGAGCGCAATCAGAAAGCCAACCAGTCATCCACCGCGTCCCCGCAACCCGCCGCGAGCGACGCCAATGCCCGACAATAAACCACTGCGAATCGCCATGTGGTCGGGGCCGCGGAACATCTCGACGGCCCTGATGCGAAGCTGGGAAAACCGGCTTGACACGCTGGTCCGCGACGAGCCGTTCTACGCTTATTACCTGGCGCTGACCGGCGCGCCACACCCCCTGGCGGCGGAAATCATCGCCCAAGGCCCGACCGATTGGCGCGCGGTCGTCGAGGAAATGTGCCACGCCCCGCTCGGCGGCCACGCGATTCACTATCAAAAGCAGATGACGCATCATCTGTTGCCCGAGGTCGATCGCAACTGGCTCGCCGCGCTGACCAACTGCTTTCTGATTCGTCATCCGGCCGAGGTGATCGCCTCGTACTTGAAAAAGAATTACCGGCCGACGGCCGAGGATCTGGGCTTTCCCCAACAGCTTGATATCTTCGCCACCGTCGAGCGGCTGACCGGGACGACGCCCCTGGTGATCGACGCGGCTGATGTGCTCCACGACCCGCACGCCATGTTGACAACGCTTTGCGAGCGGCTAGGCGTTGAGTTCAGCGAGGCGATGATCGCCTGGCCGGCGGGCTATCGGTCGAGCGACGGCATCTGGGCGCCGCACTGGTATGGCGAGGTGGTGCGCACGACCGGCTTTGCCCCTTATCGGCCCCAGCCGCGCGAAGTGCCCGACGACCTGCGCGAGGTCCATACCGAATCGCTGGCGTGCTACGAACGACTGTACGCGGTTCGTTTGCTGCCGTCGTCGGCCGCGCGCCACGCCAAATCTCCTTCGCTCAGCCGTTAGGCGAACCCCATGCAACAACAATTCAACGCGCGGAATCGCGAGCTGATCATCAACATCAACGGCCGGCTGCTGCACCGCAACGAAGCGGGCATCAGTCCGTTCGACTCGGCCGTGCAGGGCGGAGACGCGGTCTGGGAAGGGTTGCGACTTTACCGCGGTCGCATCTTCCGGCTCGACGCGCACTTGGACCGCTTGTTCGGCTCGGCCAAGGCGTTGGCCTTTGCCCACGTGCCGACCCGCGAGGCAATTGTCCTGGAAATCGAGCGCACCTTGGCCGCCAATCGGATGTTCGACGGCGTCCACATCAGGCTCACGCTCACCCGCGGCGTGAAGGTCACCTCGGGCATGGACCCGCGACTCAATCAGAACGGGCCGACGTTGATCGTGCTGGCCGAGCACAAGCCGCCCGTCTACGACAAGTCGGGCCTGACTTTGATGACAAGCTCGGTGCGTCGTCCGCCCCCCGATTGCCTGGACCCCAAAATTCATCACAACAATCTGCTGCCGAGCATCTTGGCCAAGATCGAAGCCAACGCGGCCGGCGCCGACGACGCGCTGATGCTCGACCAGCGCGGCTTCGTGGCCGAGACGAACGCCACGCACGTGTTCTTTGTGGCCCGCGGCGTGGTGCATACTAGCCGCACCGTGGCCTGTCCCGAGGGGATCACGCGGGCCGCGGTGCTGGAACTTTGCGGCCGGCACAACATTCCGCACGACGTCGGCGATTACACGTTAACCGACATCTATCGGGCCGACGAGGTGTTTTGCTCGGGCACGATGGGAGAACTGGCCCCGGTGCTGAAGGTCGACGGCCGCACGATCGGCACAGGTCGCGTCGGTTCGATCACGCAACGACTGTCGCAACTCTTTGCCGAGTTGACGGCCAGCGAAGGGACAATCGTGGCGGTGGAATAACCCCGCTCAAGGCGACGTGGCCAAGGCCGCGCCATTTCGTCACGTTCTCGGTCGAGCCGGTGAACAACCCGCCATCGGTGCGCGGCTCGGCGCTGCCCACGAGGACCAGATCGCAATTGCCGCCGGCGCTGGCGTTGATTCATAGCGTGGCGTGCGGAATAAAGGCGTCGAAGATACCGCCGACCGCGGGGACATGCCAGTCGCCTGACGGTCGGGTATACTTCGGCATTGATGCCCCACGAACGCGGGCCCGTAGCTCAGTCGGTTAGAGCAGGGGACTCATAATCCCTTGGTCGCAGGTTCGAGTCCTGCCGGGCCTACTCTCGTCACCTGAACCTTTGTCGATCCGTAATGCGGATGGCTCGTTGTATTGCTCGCGACCGCAACGACAGCACCAGATACATCACATCGCAGATGCACAACTAAGGAAAGCTCGTGTCCCGATTGACTGATCTGGTTGCCGAGACCAAGGCCAAAGACCCCCGACTTGGCGCTGACCTCGAGCGCGAGCTTCGGGCGCTGTCGTCGCGGCTGCCGTTTGGCCTGAACTTCGAGCGCCATCGACCCGAAGCAGTCGAGTTGCCCCAACGACCGTTACGCCGAGGGGACAAGGTGCGCGTGCTGCCGCCGCGCGGTTCGACGGCCAAGGGGGACCAGCGGCTATGGCTGGTCAAGGCCATTCATAGGGCCAAGCAAAAGATGGCCGATCTGGAATTGCTGGACGCTGATCAAGTCGAAGCCTGTACGGTAGCGGCGGACGATCTGATTGTTGTCGCGGAATTCGGGGACACGATCTACCCAGGCCTGGCGTCCACGGGAAAAGTTGCGCGCGGTGGCGACAAGCCCTGGCACACGGTCATCAACGGCGAGAACTACCATGCCTTGAAAGCGCTGACTTGGACACACCGGGGGAAGGTCGACGCTATTTACATTGACCCGCCCTACAACACGGGGGCCAAGGATTGGAAATACAACAATGACTACGTCGAAGGGGACGACCTGTATCGGCACAGCAAGTGGCTGGCGTTCATGGAGCGGCGTTTGCTGTTAGCCAAGGAGTTGTTGAATCCGGCGGATTCGGTGCTGATCGTCACAATCGACGAGAAGGAATACCTGCGGCTGGGGTTGTTGCTGGAGCAAGTGTTTCCAGAAGCGGAAATAGAAATGGTCACATCCGTGATCAGCGCCAAAGGCGTGGCACGGTTTGGCGAGTTTTCGCGAGTAGAGGAGTTTATCTACTTCGCGCGCATCGGCGTGTCATCTGTTCAACTTGGTGAGCAGAACATGCTGGACGATTCTCGTTCAGCGACCGCGCAAATCGGCCGGGATATTGAATGGCTTGGACTTCGGCGGCGTGAGCCAACAGCAAAACGCGGAGCGCGTCCGAACCAGTTCTACCCTATCTTCGTGAATGCGGACTCAGGATATATTCACTCCATTGGAGACCCAATAGCTGATGAAATTGATCGTCACGGGGTAATAGCTCCGAAAGGGGCATATGGAGTGTGGCCTTTAAGGCCGAATGGGGGTGAGGGTCTCTGGGGGATAACTCCCGAAACTGCAAAACGGTATTTCAAAGATGGGTTCATTCGCTCACGCAACCACAAACCAGAAAGAAAACAGGCGGCCATTCACTATTTGCCAAGCGGAACGGTTGACGCGATTAAAGATGGGCGCATCGACATTGTCGGTCGTGACCCTGATGGGGCAGTGCAGGCAGTATATCGGGAACGAAAAGGGGTTATTCCAAAACGGGTTTGGAATATGACGTCCCACAACGCCGAAAACGGTGGTTCGTTAGTTCTTTCCAAGCTCATCCCCAATCGCCGATTTCCATTTCCTAAGTCGCTTTACGCGGTTGAAGATGCCCTGCGATTCTTCGTTAAGGATAAACCGGAAGCGGTGATCCTAGATTTCTTTGCTGGCTCCGGCACGACGGCGCATGCGGTGATGCGACTCAACAAGCAAGATGGCGGCAATCGCCAGTGCATCAGCGTCACCAACAACGAAGTCGGCGCCGAGGAGCAAAAGGCGCTGCGAGAAAAGGAACTGCGCCCCGGCGACGCCGATTGGGAGCAATGGGGCATCTGCGACTACATCACCAAGCCGCGCGTGCAAGCCGCCATTACCGGCAAGACGCCAGACGGGCAGCCCATCAGGGGGGACTACAAGTTCACCGACGAGTTCCCGATGGCCGATGGCTTTGCGGAGAACGCGGAATTCTTCACCCTGACCTATGAAACACCGGTCGCGGTGAACTACCAGACCGCCTTCGCGCGGATCGCCCCGCTGTTGTGGCTGCGCGCGGGGAGTGTGGGCCGACAAATCGAAAAACAGCCCGCCGCCGGCTGGGAGGTGGTGGATAGCTACGGCCTGCTGGTCGAACTGGACAAAGCCACCGATTTTCTCAAAGCAGCGCGCAAGGCCAAGGCGCTGCGGGTCGCTTATCTCGTCACCGACGACGAGCGGCGTTTTCAGGCGCTGGCGCGCCGGCTGCCCGCAGGCGTCGAAGCGATCCGGCTGTATGAATCGTACCTGACCAATTTCGCCTTCGCCAACGGTGACGATCCATGAAGTTCACGCTGAAAGACTATCAGGACGAAGCGGTTCGCGACGTGCTGGGTCACTTGAAGAAAGCCCGCAAACGCTGGCGCGAGGAGGGGGACCGCCACGCCTTTTCGCTGACGGCGGCCACGGGCGCGGGCAAGACGGTGATGGCGGCCGCCGTGTTTGAGGCGTTGTTCCACGGCGACGACGGCTACGACTTCGACCGCGATCGCGGGGCGGTGGTCCTCTGGTTCAGCGACGATCCGTCGTTGAACGAGCAGACGCGCTTTCGGCTGCTGGAATCGTCAGACCGGCTACGGCATACGGACCTGAAGGTGGTGGAAAACACCTTCAATCTGGCCCAGTTCGAGGCGGGCAGGATTTATTTTCTCAACACGCAGAAGCTGGGGAAGAACAGTCTGCTGGTGCGCGGCTTTGAGAGCGACGAGGAAGGCAGCCTGTTTCCCGGAGCGCGGCCTGATCTTCGAGCCCACACGATTTGGGATACGATCCGCAACACCATTGAAGAGCCGGCGCTGACGCTGTACCTGGTGCTGGACGAAGCGCATCGCGGCATGGGCAAAGAAAACCGCGAGAAGTCCACCATCGTCAAGCGACTGATCAACGGCGAAAAGGGAGTGCCGGGCATCCCCGTGGTGTGGGGTATTTCGGCCACGGTCGAGCGATTCAACAAGGCCATGGAAGGGGCTCAGGGGCGCAGCACTCTGTCGTCGGTGACCGTGGACCCCAGCCGTGTGCAGGAGTCCGGCTTGTTAAAAGACACGATTGTGCTGGACATTCCCGACGAAGCGGCGGGAGACTTCGACACCGTGCTGGTGCGGCGCGCCGCCGACAAGCTGCGCGAGTGTACCGAGGAATGGGCGGCCTATGCCGCGCAACAGGAAAACAGTGAACGGGTGTTGCCGTTGATGGTGTTGCAGGCGCCGAACACGCCCAACCCCAACGATATCGGTCGCGCGCTGGACACAATTTTCCAGCAATGGCCGGACTTGCCGGAAACGTCAGTGGCGCATGTGTTCGGCGAACACAAGACACAGAAGTTCGGCAAGTATTCCGTGCCCTACATCGAACCACAGCGTGTGCAGGACGACACCTGGGTGCGTGTCCTGATTGCCAAGGACGCCATCAGCACCGGCTGGGACTGTCCTCGCGCCGAGGTGATGGTGTCGTTCCGCCCGGCAAGCGATCAAACCTACATCGCGCAGCTGCTAGGCCGCATGGTGCGCACACCGCTGGCGCGGCGCATCCCCGGTAACGACAAGCTCAACGCGGTGGATTGTCTGCTGCCAAAGTTCGACAAGGAGACGGTCGAAAGTGTCGTCAAGGCATTGCGCGAAGGGGGCGGCGACGCACCGCCGACGGGGCGCGTGCTGATCAACCCGCAGGAGATGAAGCCCAACCCCGCGGTGCCGCAAACGGTGTGGGATAAGTTCGTCTCGCTACCTTCGCAGACCCGGCCGCAG includes the following:
- a CDS encoding HAD family hydrolase produces the protein MPDNKPLRIAMWSGPRNISTALMRSWENRLDTLVRDEPFYAYYLALTGAPHPLAAEIIAQGPTDWRAVVEEMCHAPLGGHAIHYQKQMTHHLLPEVDRNWLAALTNCFLIRHPAEVIASYLKKNYRPTAEDLGFPQQLDIFATVERLTGTTPLVIDAADVLHDPHAMLTTLCERLGVEFSEAMIAWPAGYRSSDGIWAPHWYGEVVRTTGFAPYRPQPREVPDDLREVHTESLACYERLYAVRLLPSSAARHAKSPSLSR
- a CDS encoding aminotransferase class IV, giving the protein MQQQFNARNRELIININGRLLHRNEAGISPFDSAVQGGDAVWEGLRLYRGRIFRLDAHLDRLFGSAKALAFAHVPTREAIVLEIERTLAANRMFDGVHIRLTLTRGVKVTSGMDPRLNQNGPTLIVLAEHKPPVYDKSGLTLMTSSVRRPPPDCLDPKIHHNNLLPSILAKIEANAAGADDALMLDQRGFVAETNATHVFFVARGVVHTSRTVACPEGITRAAVLELCGRHNIPHDVGDYTLTDIYRADEVFCSGTMGELAPVLKVDGRTIGTGRVGSITQRLSQLFAELTASEGTIVAVE
- a CDS encoding site-specific DNA-methyltransferase; its protein translation is MSRLTDLVAETKAKDPRLGADLERELRALSSRLPFGLNFERHRPEAVELPQRPLRRGDKVRVLPPRGSTAKGDQRLWLVKAIHRAKQKMADLELLDADQVEACTVAADDLIVVAEFGDTIYPGLASTGKVARGGDKPWHTVINGENYHALKALTWTHRGKVDAIYIDPPYNTGAKDWKYNNDYVEGDDLYRHSKWLAFMERRLLLAKELLNPADSVLIVTIDEKEYLRLGLLLEQVFPEAEIEMVTSVISAKGVARFGEFSRVEEFIYFARIGVSSVQLGEQNMLDDSRSATAQIGRDIEWLGLRRREPTAKRGARPNQFYPIFVNADSGYIHSIGDPIADEIDRHGVIAPKGAYGVWPLRPNGGEGLWGITPETAKRYFKDGFIRSRNHKPERKQAAIHYLPSGTVDAIKDGRIDIVGRDPDGAVQAVYRERKGVIPKRVWNMTSHNAENGGSLVLSKLIPNRRFPFPKSLYAVEDALRFFVKDKPEAVILDFFAGSGTTAHAVMRLNKQDGGNRQCISVTNNEVGAEEQKALREKELRPGDADWEQWGICDYITKPRVQAAITGKTPDGQPIRGDYKFTDEFPMADGFAENAEFFTLTYETPVAVNYQTAFARIAPLLWLRAGSVGRQIEKQPAAGWEVVDSYGLLVELDKATDFLKAARKAKALRVAYLVTDDERRFQALARRLPAGVEAIRLYESYLTNFAFANGDDP
- a CDS encoding DEAD/DEAH box helicase family protein, translating into MKFTLKDYQDEAVRDVLGHLKKARKRWREEGDRHAFSLTAATGAGKTVMAAAVFEALFHGDDGYDFDRDRGAVVLWFSDDPSLNEQTRFRLLESSDRLRHTDLKVVENTFNLAQFEAGRIYFLNTQKLGKNSLLVRGFESDEEGSLFPGARPDLRAHTIWDTIRNTIEEPALTLYLVLDEAHRGMGKENREKSTIVKRLINGEKGVPGIPVVWGISATVERFNKAMEGAQGRSTLSSVTVDPSRVQESGLLKDTIVLDIPDEAAGDFDTVLVRRAADKLRECTEEWAAYAAQQENSERVLPLMVLQAPNTPNPNDIGRALDTIFQQWPDLPETSVAHVFGEHKTQKFGKYSVPYIEPQRVQDDTWVRVLIAKDAISTGWDCPRAEVMVSFRPASDQTYIAQLLGRMVRTPLARRIPGNDKLNAVDCLLPKFDKETVESVVKALREGGGDAPPTGRVLINPQEMKPNPAVPQTVWDKFVSLPSQTRPQRGAKPAIRLTALAHELASDGLLPGAGGKAHAAMHKMLDDFIATRKQAFAEKRAAVMTVEGRTIIAVLQTGETRDDRFQIDADDAVVGDAYRRTARIVSPDIARTYTMMVAKRKPEAEDDLDDALIEAREDVAALHLLENLQILFDAEAKKLSDAWLAEYRDRVKELPHDRQEAYRQIVALSTEPQDVDLARPVSRFEPTKAREKDGVETDVPAYKQHLLCDEKGLYPAELKAGEKAILTAEMKRSGFIFWYRNPDRPSQDSLGISYTDGNDTRIVRPDFIFFAEQDGKVVVDIVDPHSFHLADALPKLQGLAKYAETHSQLYRRIEAVAEMGSKLRVLDLTRADVRQAISEATSAEALYKGAVAGDYDS